One genomic segment of Scophthalmus maximus strain ysfricsl-2021 chromosome 3, ASM2237912v1, whole genome shotgun sequence includes these proteins:
- the LOC118317030 gene encoding protein ILRUN: MEGMDLDLDLDQELMQKFSCMGTTDKDILIAEFQRLLGFQLNPAGCAFFLDMTNWNLQAAIGAYYDFESPNISAPCMSLVKDVTIGEGESVPPDTAFTKTWRIQNMGAEAWPPGVCLKYVGGDQFGHVNMVMVRSLDPQEMADVSVQMQSPVSPGMFQGQWRMCTATGLYFGDIIWVILSVEVGGLLGVTQQLSSFQAEFNTQPHRSLEGDYNPFASPEKSKCPNSNNNSLHDGGGGGGHMVAEEHWQGNPNQLQQDQNGLSHNSVDIVANSLQSNLSVVSYNQGIQDSFPFGHS, translated from the exons ATGGAGGGcatggacctggacctggacctggaccaggagcTCATGCAGAAGTTCAGCTGCATGGGCACGACGGATAAAGACATCCTGATCGCGGAGTTCCAGCGGCTCCTCGGCTTCCAGCTGAACCCCGCCGGATGCGCCTTCTTCCTGGACATGACCAACTG GAATTTGCAGGCAGCCATCGGAGCCTACTACGACTTTGAGAGTCCCAACATCAGCGCGCCTTGCATGTCCTTAGTGAAGGACGTGACGATCGGCGAGGGCGAGTCGGTTCCTCCCGACACAGCTTTCACAAAGACCTGGAGGATACAGAACATGG GTGCAGAGGCGTGGCCTCCCGGGGTTTGTCTGAAGTACGTCGGAGGGGATCAGTTCGGTCACGTGAACATGGTGATGGTGAGGTCTCTGGACCCCCAGGAGATGGCGGATGTGAGCGTGCAAATGCAGAGCCCCGTGTCTCCTGGCATGTTTCAGGGTCAGTGGAGGATGTGCACAGCGACAGGACTGTACTTTGGAG ACATCATCTGGGTGATCCTGAGCGTGGAGGTCGGAGGCCTCCTCGGCGTCACGCAGCAGCTTTCCTCCTTCCAGGCCGAGTTCAACACGCAGCCTCATCGCAGCCTGGAGGGAGACTACAACCCCTTCGCCTCGCCGGAGAAGAGCAAGTGccccaacagcaacaacaacagcctccatgacggcggcggcggcggcggtcacATGGTCGCGGAGGAACATTGGCAGGGAAACCCGAACCAGCTACAGCAAGATCAGAACGGACTCTCACACAACTCTGTGGATATAGTAGCAAACAGTCTACAAAGCAATCTGTCGGTAGTCTCTTACAACCAG GGTATACAGGACTCGTTTCCCTTCGGACACTCTTAA